The proteins below come from a single Nostoc sp. KVJ3 genomic window:
- a CDS encoding DUF6679 family protein: protein MLHRKIYQLCCDGREVCVFLRDQQRWIERARIIDIEGDLVTLRYETEEEDEVCSWEEMVRLESIGAVTQKLASVPRGNVEPLMTEDCPEAERIHNRYTDSNPE, encoded by the coding sequence ATGCTACACCGCAAGATTTATCAACTGTGTTGCGATGGGCGCGAGGTATGTGTTTTCTTGCGGGACCAGCAACGCTGGATTGAACGCGCCCGCATTATCGACATAGAGGGAGATTTAGTGACCCTACGCTATGAAACAGAAGAAGAGGACGAAGTTTGTTCTTGGGAAGAAATGGTTCGCCTCGAGAGCATTGGTGCTGTAACGCAAAAACTGGCTTCAGTACCACGCGGAAATGTGGAACCTCTGATGACTGAAGATTGTCCCGAAGCAGAGCGCATCCATAACCGTTATACTGACTCGAATCCAGAATAA
- a CDS encoding MBL fold metallo-hydrolase, giving the protein MRDNLSASSSVDAAEAGTELECLPYSVQHEDEGVCLLVKMGPHRILLDCGMEDISSLAQGLTKSERGSSLPLPADLVLISHAHPDHARGLLALHKAFPKLPIYGSEVTSKLLPLNWLNEDAEEISKFCHALPLRSPVEFQDGLVAELFPAGHLPGAVAILLTYTTKQRTYKLLYTGDFFLSNSRLVEGLRLEELRGLDLDVLIIEGSYGTSRHPHRRNQENQLAERINRAIADHCSVILPTPALGLGQEMLMLLRSHHHFTGRDLDIWVDGAVATGCDAYLELLPHLPPSVQNFARHQPLFWDERVRPRVRRLQAEHRPTVGKSPCIVLTDSTDDLGKHCQLDTGPWLILLPEKIDIKVNKEYLAPTTVETYLLAQHSDGPGTTQLIHNLRPQHVIFVHGSPAYLADLTSLEELQNRYHVHSPAANTLVELPIGDTFLQPAAPETNYEGELTELGTVITITLPNVITADPRWRQFADTGLIEARWQGEELVLRGLSQRELLSQNSDRYTWTDVDCCGTCRHQRGQRCWNPASPLYNFKVTLEGYCPAFEGLSNPES; this is encoded by the coding sequence ATGAGGGATAATCTGTCGGCATCTTCTAGCGTAGATGCTGCGGAAGCGGGTACTGAATTAGAATGTTTGCCCTACAGTGTCCAGCATGAAGATGAGGGCGTGTGTTTATTGGTGAAGATGGGGCCACACCGCATCCTGTTGGACTGTGGTATGGAGGATATTTCATCGCTGGCTCAGGGGCTTACTAAGTCGGAACGTGGATCTAGTTTGCCCCTACCAGCAGATTTGGTTTTAATTAGTCACGCCCACCCAGATCACGCCAGAGGTTTACTAGCACTCCATAAAGCTTTTCCCAAGTTACCTATTTATGGTAGTGAAGTAACCAGCAAGTTACTACCACTGAATTGGTTAAACGAAGATGCTGAGGAAATTTCTAAATTTTGTCATGCTTTGCCATTGCGATCGCCTGTGGAATTCCAAGATGGTTTAGTAGCAGAATTATTTCCCGCAGGGCATCTACCTGGGGCGGTAGCAATTCTCCTTACTTACACTACCAAGCAGCGGACTTACAAACTACTGTATACAGGGGATTTTTTCTTATCAAACTCCCGCTTAGTAGAAGGTTTGCGTTTAGAAGAACTGCGGGGCTTAGACTTGGATGTGCTAATCATTGAAGGCAGTTATGGTACATCCCGTCATCCTCACCGTCGCAACCAAGAAAATCAATTAGCAGAACGAATTAATCGGGCGATCGCTGACCATTGTTCTGTAATCCTTCCCACCCCTGCTTTAGGATTGGGTCAAGAAATGCTAATGCTATTACGATCTCATCACCATTTCACCGGACGAGATTTAGATATCTGGGTAGATGGTGCTGTTGCTACTGGTTGTGATGCATATTTAGAACTGCTACCCCATCTCCCCCCATCTGTACAGAACTTTGCCCGCCATCAACCCTTATTTTGGGATGAACGGGTGCGTCCCCGTGTGCGTCGTTTACAAGCAGAACATCGTCCCACTGTGGGTAAGTCACCTTGTATTGTTCTCACTGACTCTACAGATGATTTGGGCAAGCACTGCCAACTAGACACAGGCCCTTGGCTGATTCTTCTACCAGAAAAAATTGATATAAAAGTTAACAAAGAATATTTAGCGCCTACCACCGTCGAAACCTATCTCTTAGCTCAACATAGTGATGGCCCTGGTACTACGCAGCTAATTCATAATTTGCGACCCCAGCACGTCATTTTTGTCCACGGTTCACCTGCTTATTTGGCAGACCTGACTAGCTTAGAAGAGTTGCAAAACCGCTACCACGTCCATTCTCCGGCGGCTAACACCTTAGTAGAATTGCCCATCGGCGACACATTTTTACAACCAGCAGCACCAGAAACCAACTATGAAGGCGAATTGACAGAGTTAGGAACAGTAATCACAATCACCCTCCCCAATGTGATTACTGCCGATCCGCGTTGGCGACAATTTGCCGATACTGGTTTAATCGAAGCTCGTTGGCAAGGGGAAGAATTAGTCTTAAGGGGATTGTCTCAACGAGAACTTCTCAGCCAAAATAGCGATCGCTACACATGGACAGATGTAGATTGTTGCGGTACTTGCCGACATCAAAGGGGGCAGAGGTGTTGGAACCCAGCTTCCCCGTTGTACAACTTTAAAGTAACTCTTGAAGGTTACTGTCCTGCTTTTGAAGGTTTATCTAATCCTGAATCATGA